A window of the Callospermophilus lateralis isolate mCalLat2 chromosome 7, mCalLat2.hap1, whole genome shotgun sequence genome harbors these coding sequences:
- the LOC143404395 gene encoding rho GTPase-activating protein 29-like: MCSCTSSDARRLAGSQLCLPGLCSYFFHSVRGAGQISDASAVVFWELLVLDLLSQLLSLWSFLSAKLRGNSELTAHDPQQPSSATGPGSTPMSTAQWLVFGGLGRPSSLGRFQQSLMAKAAATHKFKKWRYPARCRYCEHIVIFQGLKCQECLLICHKKCMANLTIVCGHRKLRGKIHLFGAELSCVAKKEPDGIPFIIKMCASEIDRTALSLQGIYRVSGNKAKIAILCRALESGRHLVDLSEFSSHDICEVLKFYLQKLPEPLVLFQWYQEFMQLANVIQQINQEQNTKRDNSEDNTSPNMCTDINQIFLKTKDLVRKLPPFNFNTLHYLIIHLKRVADHSEENLMNSKNLGVVFGPCVMRPRPTTTPGTISSSLVAYANQALLVEFLITNAEMIFDGSLDPQNVSSSTDVVAPRVDKSPPCKPVISTEHSTKSQYFSMKQDIHTADIEIKNYELATSFEESERKQNALEKWDACLIDHKELESSSQKMDNICKTTKPLSLKSDVTTNDIQRPMPSTKIRCCCLPVDRFHLASSPNEKNRRNVGNVNSDKFCQNLTFEGLNIKDTSTTVGSQINGFDQQISEKTQEQKCELKNLTGMSAVIVPSVLQEKVTMSINDSGDHSNGATQPNTPASSAREAPVRLSSHSHRLAPARAPRIVQPHLGTTFYKPPILTSKVRGTEERPASPLATVPPSTALTPLSHVEKSVPEADSTSAYALKPAAEPKENCEEVGLPDMNPMCQGLRLKQMEEVQDLEFEMPQFV, from the exons ATGTGCAGCTGCACCAGCTCAGATGCCAGGAGGCTGGCAGGATCCCAGCTGTGCCTACCTGGGCTCTGCTCTTACTTCTTCCACAGCGTCAGAGGGGCTGGGCAGATTTCCGATGCATCTGCTGTGGTCTTCTGGGAGCTGCTGGTACTGGACTTGCTTTCACAGCTGTTGAGCCTCTGGAGCTTCCTCTCAGCAAAACTGAGAGGAAATTCAGAGCTGACAGCCCATGATCCACAACAACCCTCATCTGccactggccctggttccacccccatgagcacTGCGCAGTGGCTGGTctttgggggacttggca GACCCAGCTCCCTTGGAAGATTTCAGCAATCATTAATGGCAAAAGCAGCTGCCACCCATAAGTTCAAAAAATGGAGATATCCAGCAAGATGTAGATACTGTGAACACATTGTCATATTTCAAGGTCTTAAATGCCAAGAG TGTCTTCTTATCTGCCATAAAAAATGCATGGCAAACTTAACCATCGTTTGCGGACATCGTAAACTTCGGGGGAAAATACACCTATTTGGAGCAGAATTGTCCTGTGTTGCCAAAAAGGAGCCAGATGGCATTCCTTTCATAATCAAAATGTGTGCTTCAGAAATCGATAGGACTGCCTTGAGTTTACAA GGCATCTATAGAGTCAGTGGCAACAAGGCAAAAATCGCAATCCTGTGTCGAGCTCTGGAAAGTGGAAGGCATTTAGTAGATCTGTCCGAATTTTCTTCACACGATATATGTGAAGTGTTAAAATTTTACCTACAAAAG CTACCAGAGCCATTGGTTTTATTCCAATGGTACCAGGAATTTATGCAGCTTGCAAATGTCATCCAACAAATTAACCAAGAACAGAACACCAAAAGGGACAACTCTGAAGACAACACATCTCCAAATATGTGTACAGATATCAACcaaatttttctcaaaaccaaGGACCTTGTAAGAAAATTGCCACCGTTCAATTTTAACACTCTACATTACCTTATCATCCATCTTAAGAG GGTTGCAGACCATTCTGAAGAAAACCTgatgaactcaaaaaacttggGGGTGGTATTTGGACCCTGTGTCATGAGGCCCAGGCCTACAACCACTCCTGGTACCATCTCCTCCTCTCTTGTTGCATATGCCAATCAGGCCCTGTTGGTCGAATTCCTCATTACCAATGCAGAGATGATCTTTGATGGGTCCCTAGACCCACAAAATGTTTCATCTAGTACTGACGTTGTTGCACCTCGGGTGGATAAAAGCCCTCCTTGCAAACCCGTAATATCAACAGAACATTCCACAAAGTCACAATATTTTTCTATGAAGCAA GATATTCACACTGCAgatattgaaattaaaaattatgaattGGCTACATCATTTGAGGAATCAGAACGCAAGCAAAATGCATTGGAAAAATGGGATGCATGTCTCATTG ATCACAAAGAACTTGAATCATCATCACAAAAGATGGACAATATATGTAAAACCACGAAACCACTTAGTCTGAAATCTGATGTGACAACAAATGATATTCAGAGGCCTATGCCAAGCACCAAGATCAGATGTTGCTGTTTGCCTGTAGATAGATTCCATCTTGCAAGCTCTCCTAATGAGAAAAACAGGAGAAATGTGGGAAATGTCAATTCAGACAAGTTTTGCCAGAATCTTACCTTTGAAGGACTTAATATAAAAGATACCTCTACTACTGTTGGCTCCCAAATTAATGGTTTTGATCAGCAGATTTCAGAAAAAACTCAGGAACAAAAATGTGAACTAAAGAACTTAACTGGCATGAGTGCAGTGATTGTGCCAAGTGTACTCCAGGAAAAAGTGACAATGAGCATCAATGATAGTGGTGACCATTCCAATGGTGCCACACAGCCCAACACGCCAGCCAGTTCAGCAAGAGAGGCACCAGTGAGACTGTCTTCTCATTCTCACCGTCTTGCTCCTGCAAGAGCACCCAGAATAGTGCAGCCCCATCTCGGGACAACATTTTACAAACCACCTATCCTGACCAGCAAAGTCAGGGGGACTGAGGAGAGACCAGCTTCACCTTTAGCAACAGTGCCTCCTAGCACAGCTCTTACTCCCCTGAGTCATGTGGAGAAATCTGTTCCAGAGGCAGACAGCACATCAGCTTATGCTTTGAAACCAGCTGCTGAGCCTAAAGAGAACTGTGAGGAGGTTGGCCTGCCtgatatgaatccaatgtgccAGGGACTCAGGCTAAAACAAATGGAAGAGGTACAAGACCTTGAATTTGAAATGCCACAGTTTGTGTAG